The following are encoded in a window of Candidatus Methylomirabilota bacterium genomic DNA:
- a CDS encoding ribonuclease H-like domain-containing protein, with protein sequence MKAYLDIETSFLGEITVFGLYAEDRGLVQLVGGGISDVAVWESLEGIQVICTYNGSRFDLPVIRRRLGLDLRSSFMSHDLMYDCWKRRLYGGLKRVEEQVNIQRRTRGIDGVEAMRLWHRYETTQDSEAFMALLEYNREDVLNLETLDRILQEMTPCA encoded by the coding sequence GTGAAGGCTTACCTCGACATTGAAACCTCATTTCTCGGCGAGATCACCGTCTTTGGACTGTATGCCGAGGATCGGGGGCTTGTTCAGCTGGTGGGGGGTGGCATCTCCGACGTGGCCGTGTGGGAGTCCTTGGAAGGGATCCAGGTCATCTGTACATACAACGGGAGCCGATTCGATCTTCCAGTGATCCGCCGCCGCCTGGGACTCGATCTTCGCTCCTCCTTCATGTCCCATGACCTCATGTATGACTGCTGGAAACGGCGTCTGTACGGGGGCCTCAAGCGGGTGGAAGAGCAGGTCAACATCCAGCGGAGGACCCGAGGAATCGACGGAGTGGAGGCTATGCGGCTCTGGCACCGGTACGAAACTACACAGGATAGCGAGGCGTTCATGGCGCTCCTCGAGTATAACCGGGAAGATGTCCTGAACCTGGAAACCCTTGATCGGATCCTCCAGGAGATGACTCCGTGCGCATAG